In Fusobacterium perfoetens ATCC 29250, a genomic segment contains:
- a CDS encoding dipeptidase: MKIFDLHADIWYDIHRKKKDGIEKDRFKNFHLERLKKGEIFGGIFVAWLDSKYEKEQVEKEMMLMINATMNEINSNEDIFHILKSKEDFLNPNFEKINVLMGIEGLRVVENNLDWLDTFYNLGFRHATLTWNEENSLGTGVLGDKERGLTELGKKAIEKMDKLGMIIDVSHANEKTFWDIYNTTTRPIIASHSNCKSLCDVPRNLTDEQIKAIAQKGGLIGVNAYVGFIKKCEYSNPVKVEDVDFNKRPTLKDLVDHIDYLVNLVGINHVAFGFDFCEYLEGHSDTNPIDLEDASKSQNIIQELLNRGYTKEDIEKIAYKNFWNFAINFFE, translated from the coding sequence ATGAAAATATTTGATTTACATGCTGATATATGGTATGACATTCATAGAAAGAAAAAAGACGGAATAGAAAAAGATAGATTTAAAAATTTTCACTTAGAAAGATTGAAAAAAGGAGAGATTTTTGGTGGAATATTTGTAGCTTGGCTTGATTCAAAATATGAAAAAGAGCAAGTTGAAAAAGAAATGATGTTGATGATTAATGCCACTATGAACGAGATAAACAGTAATGAAGATATATTTCATATTTTAAAATCTAAAGAAGATTTTTTAAATCCAAATTTTGAAAAAATAAATGTTTTAATGGGAATAGAGGGATTAAGAGTTGTAGAAAATAATCTTGATTGGTTAGATACATTTTATAATTTAGGATTTAGACATGCTACTCTTACTTGGAATGAAGAAAATTCTCTAGGAACAGGAGTTTTAGGAGATAAAGAGAGAGGTCTTACAGAATTAGGAAAGAAAGCTATAGAAAAAATGGATAAATTGGGAATGATAATAGATGTTTCTCATGCTAATGAAAAAACTTTCTGGGATATATACAATACTACAACAAGACCAATAATAGCTTCCCATTCAAATTGTAAATCTCTTTGTGATGTTCCTAGAAATTTAACAGATGAACAAATTAAAGCTATAGCACAAAAAGGTGGACTTATAGGAGTTAATGCTTATGTTGGTTTTATAAAAAAATGTGAGTATTCTAATCCTGTTAAAGTAGAAGATGTAGATTTTAATAAAAGACCAACTTTAAAGGATTTAGTAGACCATATAGATTATTTAGTAAATTTAGTAGGAATAAATCATGTAGCTTTTGGTTTTGATTTTTGTGAATATTTAGAAGGACATAGTGATACAAATCCTATAGATTTAGAAGATGCTTCTAAAAGTCAAAATATTATACAAGAACTTTTAAATAGAGGTTATACAAAAGAGGATATAGAGAAAATAGCCTATAAAAATTTTTGGAATTTTGCAATAAATTTTTTTGAATAA
- a CDS encoding YdbC family protein codes for MAEIKFDIIEELGIIGEGSKGWKKEVNIISWNGRKAKVDIRDWDENHEKMGKGLTFTKDELKTLKGLLNSIDIDDLDI; via the coding sequence ATGGCAGAAATAAAATTTGATATTATAGAAGAATTAGGAATTATAGGAGAAGGTTCAAAAGGTTGGAAAAAAGAAGTAAATATAATTTCATGGAATGGAAGAAAAGCTAAAGTAGATATAAGAGATTGGGATGAAAATCACGAAAAAATGGGAAAAGGTTTAACTTTCACAAAAGATGAATTAAAAACTTTAAAGGGACTTTTAAACTCAATAGATATTGATGATTTAGATATATAG